The sequence agaaagaaagagaaaaaaaaaagcgggaGGTAGATAGAGAAGACTTTGCTAAGAACGAAGTTGTGAGAATGTGAAGCAGAAGGCTGGGTAGGAGACTGCCACCTGGCCCACcctccactccagcttggggaagGGTCAGGAGGAGGACTAGGAGGAGCTGAGCACAGTCTTACTTACTTTTCTTGCCTTGGGGGAGGCCAGTCCTTGGCCTGGGAGGGCTAAAGCTGCTGGGGCTGAGAGGAGTGGTGCTgccagggctgggagtgggggcGTTGTACAAGTAGGAGCCCACACCACCAATGTTCACCCCTGAAGAGAGAATAGGGGAAGTCAGGCTTGAGCCCCCAGCTCCCAGCCACCGAGAGGGTTCTGCTGACTCCTGGCCCCTTTCAGGCTGGTACTTACCCCTGGGTCCAAAGAGAGCCCCATAGCATGGCTTGTGGCAGTATGGCCTCCCGTTGTGCTGGGCACAAGCAGAGGGAAGTGGGTTACTCAGGGCCAGCGGGAGCCATGCCCCACAGGCCTTTCCTCCAGACAGGCTACCAGGTGTGTCTGTCCACTGGCTAAGTCTGGTGGGCCTAGGAGGGGTGGGGGATGGGCTGGCATGACAATATTTCCACTATGGTCAAGGGAGGAAGAGCAAGAGCAGCTCAGGAGGTGATGCTGCTTCCCACCCATCCTGACTCCCAAAGCCATGGGATCCACAGTTACAACCCAGGTTCCCAAAATCCTGGCTGGTGTGGGATCCACCAGGTGTGTAGCCTTGGGGTTGGCTACTGAGGTTCTCTTTGGCAGGTCTCCAGGGCTGAAGTTGGGAGTTGGTGCCTGGCGGGTGGGAGGCAGTGATGTAAACAGGACAGTACTCCCTGGCCAGGCCTTACCTCTGCATGCCCGCCAGGAGACAGGACGCTGTGACAGCGCTCACATTTCAGGCAGAAGCGGTGCCAGTTCTTGCCCAGGGAGCTCACCTTCTCAGCTATGGAGGACAAAGTGGAACCGAGCTGCGAGGAGCCTGTCCAAGTTTGGGGCCCCTCCTTTCCCCCTTCAGCCCTCTAGGGAATTAGGTTGGCCTGCCCTGCTCCCTGGAGAGGAGTGTCTCCAGGAGGCCAGCTCCATCCCGCTCCGGTTTCATACTCCCCACAGAGCTCTCGGTGGAAGGGAGAAGACCCGAGTGGGTGCGGGTGGTGCGTAGACTACCAGCCGCTGCAAGTGAAAAAGGGTTTCTGGGACCATAGTGTGGCCAGCCCTCGCGTCCTCAGGGACGCGGCGCCCATTCGCCCCATCTTCGCCCCCTCTGCAGCCCGGGCCTCACCGAAGAAAACGGGTTGCTGGCAACGCGGACAGGTCCAGCTCATAGCTCCGCTCCAGGCAACGCACACGGCACACAGTAGGTACGCCGCCGCGACTCATTCCGCCCCCTCCGCTGGCTCCACCCACGGCCCAGCTTTGAGCCTCCCTGGGCTGAATCCGCTGTTCCTCAGCGCACATTGGCTACCAAAAATTTAGAACCACTCTACGTGGGAGACATACGGCTATTTCGCTGTTACTTCAAAGAGCATTAAAGCCTCGCTCAGACCCACGGGGAGGAGAGAGGATCTTGAAGCCGAGTGGACTCCAGACTGGGAAGGCAAATATGCAATGAAGACACCTGGACAGGGAGCACTACTAGTTTCTGGAGCGGTAAGGACAGGAAAAATGTTCACAGTACAGACACCATTAAAACACTACTCTCGCCAAAGCGAGGGAGGAGGCattctttgaaatgttttaattccACCTTGGCAATATAGCAAATGGTTGAAAGCAACAAAATCTGGAGCCCATCTCTTGTACCCTACTCTTTGGCTTCAGGTAAATTACTTACactccctctctgcctccattttctcatctatgcAGTAAGTATGGTAACAGTCtgtacctcataggattgttatgAGAGTTAAACAGGTTAATACATGTAGAGTGCCCAAACAGCGCCTGGCATATAAATGCTATAACAGCTATAGCTATCACTATGATGGATCCCTTAATGAACTCAAGATTCAGTTTGGAAGCTTCAAAACATGGTCTGTATACAGTCGTTTGCTCCTAAAGCTGTAAGgcggctgggcatagtggctgac comes from Theropithecus gelada isolate Dixy chromosome 4, Tgel_1.0, whole genome shotgun sequence and encodes:
- the CRIP3 gene encoding cysteine-rich protein 3 isoform X1, which codes for MSWTCPRCQQPVFFAEKVSSLGKNWHRFCLKCERCHSVLSPGGHAEHNGRPYCHKPCYGALFGPRGVNIGGVGSYLYNAPTPSPGSTTPLSPSSFSPPRPRTGLPQGKKSPPHMKTFTGETSLCPGCGEPVYFAEKVMSLGRNWHRPCLRCQRCRKTLTAGSHAEHDGVPYCHVPCYGYLFGPKGVNIGDVGCYIYDPVKIKFQ